A part of Primulina eburnea isolate SZY01 chromosome 10, ASM2296580v1, whole genome shotgun sequence genomic DNA contains:
- the LOC140803624 gene encoding uncharacterized protein isoform X3, whose protein sequence is MAQVHQHIATFVAVHQHLSRSFMFLVLLTRFFTKFVARSPRRYRTRDRTYNVTGRIPSQINHLHRIIELGDVQCVSNLRMDRNAFARLCYLVKNVSGVVDSRYVRIEEKVAMFLSILAHHKKVRVIGHDYLRSGQTVSFHFHEVLRSILKLHPLLLVKPLPVDETCSNNTWKWFKGCLGALDGTYISVQVPNKEKAKYRNRKGTTAINVLGICNRDMQFIYALTGWEGSAADARVLRDAVNRQDGLKIPRGCYYLCDNGYPNVEGFLTPYRRTRYHMDQWMGGSVAPQNYKEFFNSKHCHARNVIERAFGLLKRR, encoded by the exons ATGGCTCAAGTACATCAGCACATCGCAACATTTGTAGCGGTACACCAACATTTGAGCAGGTCCTTCATGTTCTTAGTGCTGTTAACACGTTTCTTTACGAAGTTTGTAGCACGGTCGCCTCGTAGATACCGTACAAGAGACCGTACTTACAATGTTACTGGGAGAATACCTTCTCAGATCAACCATCTACATAGGATTATTGAATTAGGAGATGTGCagtgtgtttcgaatttgagaaTGGATCGAAATGCATTTGCACGTCTTTGTTATTTGGTTAAAAATGTGAGTGGCGTAGTGGATTCCAGATATGTTCGTATCGAGGAGAAGGTGGCAATGTTTTTATCTATTCTAGCACATCACAAGAAAGTTAGAGTGATTGGTCATGATTATTTACGAAGTGGGCAAACGGTGAGCTTTCATTTCCACGAAGTGCTCCGTTCGATTCTGAAACTCCACCCCCTACTACTTGTCAAACCACTTCCTGTGGATGAGACTTGCTCCAACAACACTTGGAAATGGTTCAAA GGTTGTTTGGGTGCTTTGGATGGAACATATATAAGTGTCCAAGTACCAAATAAAGAGAAAGCGAAGTACAGGAATAGAAAAGGCACAACAGCAATAAATGTTTTGGGGATATGCAATCGTGACATGCAGTTTATTTACGCACTAACCGGATGGGAAGGATCAGCGGCAGACGCTCGTGTTCTACGTGATGCAGTTAATCGCCAAGATGGGCTAAAGATTCCCAGAG GTTGTTATTACTTGTGCGACAATGGCTACCCAAACGTTGAAGGATTCTTGACGCCGTATAGGAGAACTCGATATCATATGGATCAGTGGATGGGCGGTTCTGTTGCACCCCAGAACTACAAAGAGTTTTTCAACTCTAAACATTGTCATGCTCGTAATGTTATCGAAAGAGCATTTGGGTTATTGAAAAGACGATGA
- the LOC140802943 gene encoding two-component response regulator ORR10-like isoform X4, producing the protein MGMAAAASESRYHVLAVDDSLIDRKLIERLLKTSSYQVTTVDSGCKALEFLGWSEEERSNPTETSVSPNIHQEVGVNLVITDYCMPGMTGYDLLKKMKSSYLRNIPVVIMSSEHVPSRINRCLEEGAEEFFLKPVRLSDLNKLKPHLMRTKFENIIVNQETEESKEEESGIRTQKQQKVGLNKSNVMRKSSDHEGISLDGLRQKYSGFTVITLLLSLVFSLCFLIFG; encoded by the exons ATGGGCATGGCTGCAGCTGCATCAGAGTCTCGATATCATGTTTTGGCCGTTGATGACAGCTTAATTGACAGAAAATTGATCGAGAGATTGCTCAAAACATCTTCTTATCAAG TCACGACAGTTGATTCTGGCTGCAAAGCTTTGGAGTTTCTTGGTTGGTCTGAGGAAGAAAGAAGCAATCCGACTGAAACTTCTGTTTCTCCCAACATTCATCAG GAAGTGGGAGTAAACCTTGTTATTACGGACTACTGTATGCCTGGAATGACAGGATATGATTTACTCAAGAAAATGAAG TCTTCATATTTGAGAAACATACCAGTAGTCATCATGTCTTCTGAGCATGTCCCCTCAAGAATCAACAG ATGCTTAGAAGAAGGAGCAGAAGAATTTTTCCTCAAGCCTGTGAGATTGTCAGATTTAAATAAACTTAAACCCCATTTGATGAGAACCAAATTCGAGAATATTATAGTAAATCAAGAAACGGAAGAGTCGAAGGAGGAAGAATCTGGAATCCGAACACAGAAACAGCAAAAAGTTGGATTAAATAAAAGTAATGTCATGAGGAAATCTAGTGATCATGAAGGGATTTCACTAGACGGATTAAGGCAAAAATACAGTGGTTTCACTGTAATTACTTTGTTATTATCTCTAGTGTTTTCTCTGTGTTTCTTGATTTTTGGTTGA
- the LOC140802943 gene encoding two-component response regulator ORR10-like isoform X1 — MGMAAAASESRYHVLAVDDSLIDRKLIERLLKTSSYQVTTVDSGCKALEFLGWSEEERSNPTETSVSPNIHQFDLCPFKEVGVNLVITDYCMPGMTGYDLLKKMKQSSYLRNIPVVIMSSEHVPSRINRCLEEGAEEFFLKPVRLSDLNKLKPHLMRTKFENIIVNQETEESKEEESGIRTQKQQKVGLNKSNVMRKSSDHEGISLDGLRQKYSGFTVITLLLSLVFSLCFLIFG; from the exons ATGGGCATGGCTGCAGCTGCATCAGAGTCTCGATATCATGTTTTGGCCGTTGATGACAGCTTAATTGACAGAAAATTGATCGAGAGATTGCTCAAAACATCTTCTTATCAAG TCACGACAGTTGATTCTGGCTGCAAAGCTTTGGAGTTTCTTGGTTGGTCTGAGGAAGAAAGAAGCAATCCGACTGAAACTTCTGTTTCTCCCAACATTCATCAG TTTGATCTATGTCCCTTTAAGGAAGTGGGAGTAAACCTTGTTATTACGGACTACTGTATGCCTGGAATGACAGGATATGATTTACTCAAGAAAATGAAG CAGTCTTCATATTTGAGAAACATACCAGTAGTCATCATGTCTTCTGAGCATGTCCCCTCAAGAATCAACAG ATGCTTAGAAGAAGGAGCAGAAGAATTTTTCCTCAAGCCTGTGAGATTGTCAGATTTAAATAAACTTAAACCCCATTTGATGAGAACCAAATTCGAGAATATTATAGTAAATCAAGAAACGGAAGAGTCGAAGGAGGAAGAATCTGGAATCCGAACACAGAAACAGCAAAAAGTTGGATTAAATAAAAGTAATGTCATGAGGAAATCTAGTGATCATGAAGGGATTTCACTAGACGGATTAAGGCAAAAATACAGTGGTTTCACTGTAATTACTTTGTTATTATCTCTAGTGTTTTCTCTGTGTTTCTTGATTTTTGGTTGA
- the LOC140802943 gene encoding two-component response regulator ARR9-like isoform X5 gives MGMAAAASESRYHVLAVDDSLIDRKLIERLLKTSSYQVTTVDSGCKALEFLGWSEEERSNPTETSVSPNIHQQSSYLRNIPVVIMSSEHVPSRINRCLEEGAEEFFLKPVRLSDLNKLKPHLMRTKFENIIVNQETEESKEEESGIRTQKQQKVGLNKSNVMRKSSDHEGISLDGLRQKYSGFTVITLLLSLVFSLCFLIFG, from the exons ATGGGCATGGCTGCAGCTGCATCAGAGTCTCGATATCATGTTTTGGCCGTTGATGACAGCTTAATTGACAGAAAATTGATCGAGAGATTGCTCAAAACATCTTCTTATCAAG TCACGACAGTTGATTCTGGCTGCAAAGCTTTGGAGTTTCTTGGTTGGTCTGAGGAAGAAAGAAGCAATCCGACTGAAACTTCTGTTTCTCCCAACATTCATCAG CAGTCTTCATATTTGAGAAACATACCAGTAGTCATCATGTCTTCTGAGCATGTCCCCTCAAGAATCAACAG ATGCTTAGAAGAAGGAGCAGAAGAATTTTTCCTCAAGCCTGTGAGATTGTCAGATTTAAATAAACTTAAACCCCATTTGATGAGAACCAAATTCGAGAATATTATAGTAAATCAAGAAACGGAAGAGTCGAAGGAGGAAGAATCTGGAATCCGAACACAGAAACAGCAAAAAGTTGGATTAAATAAAAGTAATGTCATGAGGAAATCTAGTGATCATGAAGGGATTTCACTAGACGGATTAAGGCAAAAATACAGTGGTTTCACTGTAATTACTTTGTTATTATCTCTAGTGTTTTCTCTGTGTTTCTTGATTTTTGGTTGA
- the LOC140802943 gene encoding two-component response regulator ORR10-like isoform X2: MGMAAAASESRYHVLAVDDSLIDRKLIERLLKTSSYQVTTVDSGCKALEFLGWSEEERSNPTETSVSPNIHQFDLCPFKEVGVNLVITDYCMPGMTGYDLLKKMKSSYLRNIPVVIMSSEHVPSRINRCLEEGAEEFFLKPVRLSDLNKLKPHLMRTKFENIIVNQETEESKEEESGIRTQKQQKVGLNKSNVMRKSSDHEGISLDGLRQKYSGFTVITLLLSLVFSLCFLIFG; the protein is encoded by the exons ATGGGCATGGCTGCAGCTGCATCAGAGTCTCGATATCATGTTTTGGCCGTTGATGACAGCTTAATTGACAGAAAATTGATCGAGAGATTGCTCAAAACATCTTCTTATCAAG TCACGACAGTTGATTCTGGCTGCAAAGCTTTGGAGTTTCTTGGTTGGTCTGAGGAAGAAAGAAGCAATCCGACTGAAACTTCTGTTTCTCCCAACATTCATCAG TTTGATCTATGTCCCTTTAAGGAAGTGGGAGTAAACCTTGTTATTACGGACTACTGTATGCCTGGAATGACAGGATATGATTTACTCAAGAAAATGAAG TCTTCATATTTGAGAAACATACCAGTAGTCATCATGTCTTCTGAGCATGTCCCCTCAAGAATCAACAG ATGCTTAGAAGAAGGAGCAGAAGAATTTTTCCTCAAGCCTGTGAGATTGTCAGATTTAAATAAACTTAAACCCCATTTGATGAGAACCAAATTCGAGAATATTATAGTAAATCAAGAAACGGAAGAGTCGAAGGAGGAAGAATCTGGAATCCGAACACAGAAACAGCAAAAAGTTGGATTAAATAAAAGTAATGTCATGAGGAAATCTAGTGATCATGAAGGGATTTCACTAGACGGATTAAGGCAAAAATACAGTGGTTTCACTGTAATTACTTTGTTATTATCTCTAGTGTTTTCTCTGTGTTTCTTGATTTTTGGTTGA
- the LOC140802943 gene encoding two-component response regulator ORR3-like isoform X3, with amino-acid sequence MGMAAAASESRYHVLAVDDSLIDRKLIERLLKTSSYQVTTVDSGCKALEFLGWSEEERSNPTETSVSPNIHQEVGVNLVITDYCMPGMTGYDLLKKMKQSSYLRNIPVVIMSSEHVPSRINRCLEEGAEEFFLKPVRLSDLNKLKPHLMRTKFENIIVNQETEESKEEESGIRTQKQQKVGLNKSNVMRKSSDHEGISLDGLRQKYSGFTVITLLLSLVFSLCFLIFG; translated from the exons ATGGGCATGGCTGCAGCTGCATCAGAGTCTCGATATCATGTTTTGGCCGTTGATGACAGCTTAATTGACAGAAAATTGATCGAGAGATTGCTCAAAACATCTTCTTATCAAG TCACGACAGTTGATTCTGGCTGCAAAGCTTTGGAGTTTCTTGGTTGGTCTGAGGAAGAAAGAAGCAATCCGACTGAAACTTCTGTTTCTCCCAACATTCATCAG GAAGTGGGAGTAAACCTTGTTATTACGGACTACTGTATGCCTGGAATGACAGGATATGATTTACTCAAGAAAATGAAG CAGTCTTCATATTTGAGAAACATACCAGTAGTCATCATGTCTTCTGAGCATGTCCCCTCAAGAATCAACAG ATGCTTAGAAGAAGGAGCAGAAGAATTTTTCCTCAAGCCTGTGAGATTGTCAGATTTAAATAAACTTAAACCCCATTTGATGAGAACCAAATTCGAGAATATTATAGTAAATCAAGAAACGGAAGAGTCGAAGGAGGAAGAATCTGGAATCCGAACACAGAAACAGCAAAAAGTTGGATTAAATAAAAGTAATGTCATGAGGAAATCTAGTGATCATGAAGGGATTTCACTAGACGGATTAAGGCAAAAATACAGTGGTTTCACTGTAATTACTTTGTTATTATCTCTAGTGTTTTCTCTGTGTTTCTTGATTTTTGGTTGA
- the LOC140802945 gene encoding protein STRICTOSIDINE SYNTHASE-LIKE 10 — protein sequence MNSKLILIAIALPLLAVVITFANTGLFTPLPLRGSHDVLIQADRIHFTGAVGPESLAFDSSGRGPYTGVADGRILKWDGGDWVEFAVTSSKREKCSQPFNPAMENVCGRPLGLRFHAKTGDLYIADAYLGLQVVGPNGGMASPLLTEVEGKPLRFANDMDIDEDQDVIYFTDTSTVFYRRQFIPSILTRDKTGKLMKYNISSKEVTVLLRGLAFANGVALSKDRSFLLVAETTTCRILRFWLQGPDAGKHETFAELPGFPDNVRRNSIGEFWVALHSKTGLLSKWAISYSWFGNTLLKLPLTFKQLHYLLVGGKPHAVAVKLSDEGDVLRILEDTEGKTLMFISEVEEKNGKLWIGSVLMPYIGIYTL from the exons ATGAACTCGAAGCTTATCCTAATTGCAATAGCGTTGCCACTGCTCGCGGTGGTGATTACCTTCGCCAACACCGGCTTGTTCACGCCGCTGCCACTTCGTGGGTCGCACGACGTCCTCATCCAGGCAGATAGGATCCACTTCACCGGAGCAGTGGGGCCGGAGAGCTTGGCCTTTGATTCCAGCGGCCGAGGCCCTTACACCGGCGTTGCCGATGGCCGAATTCTCAAATGGGACGGCGGAGATTGGGTGGAATTCGCTGTCACCTCATCTAAAAG GGAGAAATGTTCTCAACCATTCAATCCAGCAATGGAGAACGTCTGTGGTAGGCCATTGGGACTGCGGTTTCATGCAAAAACAGGAGATCTTTATATTGCGGATGCTTACTTGGGACTCCAAGTAGTTGGGCCAAATGGAGGAATGGCTTCACCGCTACTAACAGAAGTAGAGGGCAAGCCTTTGCGCTTCGCCAATGACATGGATATTGATGAAGATCAAGATGTGATTTACTTTACGGATACTAGCACGGTATTCTACAGAAG GCAATTCATACCCTCAATCTTGACCCGAGACAAGACCGGCAAGCTGATGAAGTACAATATATCAAGCAAAGAGGTCACAGTTTTACTTCGAGGCCTTGCTTTTGCCAATGGCGTAGCCCTGAGTAAAGACCGTTCTTTCCTCTTAGTAGCTGAAACAACGACATGCAGAATACTGAGATTCTGGCTTCAAGGCCCTGATGCCGGAAAACATGAGACATTTGCCGAACTCCCAGGTTTTCCAGACAATGTAAGAAGAAATTCAATAGGTGAGTTTTGGGTCGCTCTCCACTCAAAAACTGGACTTCTTTCTAAATGGGCAATTTCTTATTCGTGGTTCGGAAATACGCTTTTGAAACTCCCCCTCACGTTCAAGCAACTACACTACTTGTTAGTTGGAGGCAAGCCTCACGCTGTTGCCGTAAAGTTAAGTGACGAAGGTGACGTTCTGCGCATTTTAGAAGACACTGAAGGGAAGACATTGATGTTTATCAGTGAAGTAGAGGAGAAGAATGGTAAGTTATGGATCGGTTCTGTGCTCATGCCATACATTGGGATCTATACCTTGTGA